A window from Ignavibacteriota bacterium encodes these proteins:
- a CDS encoding DUF2231 domain-containing protein — protein sequence MEFLADKHPLVIHFPIAFLIFYTFMEILSQFLKNDLSKKITYLFLLFGVWGGIAAVLTGNMEFQLITQNKTISENIIYEISEHEFYATLTMWFFFILLIVKTYLILKKKNQSKFSFLFIIFAVIGFYLIYNTSKIGGRLVYEFGIGTNLIN from the coding sequence ATGGAATTTTTAGCTGATAAACATCCTTTAGTAATTCATTTTCCAATTGCGTTTTTAATATTTTATACTTTTATGGAAATTTTATCTCAATTTTTAAAGAATGATTTATCGAAAAAAATAACATATTTATTTTTATTGTTTGGAGTTTGGGGCGGAATTGCAGCGGTTTTAACCGGGAATATGGAGTTTCAATTAATTACTCAAAACAAAACTATTTCGGAAAATATTATTTATGAAATTTCTGAACATGAATTTTATGCAACTTTAACAATGTGGTTTTTTTTCATTCTACTAATTGTTAAAACTTACCTAATTTTGAAAAAGAAAAATCAATCTAAATTCAGCTTTTTATTTATTATTTTTGCAGTGATTGGTTTTTATCTGATATATAATACATCAAAAATTGGCGGCAGACTTGTTTACGAATTTGGCATTGGTACAAATTTGATAAACTAA
- the truA gene encoding tRNA pseudouridine(38-40) synthase TruA, which yields MPNYKITVKYDGTSFYGWQSQPEGNTIQDEITNAIQQISQEKITLIGSGRTDAGVHAIGQVANFHLSKEILIYKFQHSLNCILPKSISISNMEICNENFNARFDAKKRTYSYLISKNKNPFYENFAYNYHQIRNINFDDLKILSRKIIGEYDFTSFCKVNTETENKICNVQNCNWRETKDFLIFKISANRFLHGMVRTIVGTLLSVAYNKNDENYIEEILKSKNRTLAGEAVPAKGLYLHKVEY from the coding sequence ATGCCTAATTATAAAATTACCGTCAAATATGATGGTACAAGTTTTTATGGCTGGCAATCTCAACCGGAAGGTAATACAATTCAAGATGAAATTACAAATGCAATTCAGCAAATTTCTCAAGAAAAAATTACTTTAATTGGTTCTGGCAGAACGGATGCCGGGGTTCATGCAATTGGACAAGTCGCAAATTTTCATCTTTCAAAAGAAATTTTAATTTACAAATTTCAACATTCGCTAAATTGCATTTTGCCAAAATCAATTTCTATTTCAAACATGGAAATTTGTAATGAAAATTTTAACGCAAGATTTGACGCAAAAAAAAGAACTTATTCTTATTTAATATCCAAAAATAAAAATCCGTTTTATGAAAATTTTGCATACAATTATCATCAAATAAGAAATATAAATTTTGATGATTTAAAAATTCTATCAAGAAAAATTATTGGTGAATATGATTTTACATCTTTTTGTAAAGTAAATACTGAAACTGAAAATAAAATTTGTAATGTTCAAAATTGTAATTGGAGGGAAACAAAAGATTTCCTAATATTTAAAATTTCTGCAAACAGATTTCTTCACGGAATGGTTAGAACAATTGTAGGAACTTTACTTTCCGTAGCATATAATAAAAATGATGAAAATTATATTGAGGAAATTCTTAAATCAAAAAATAGAACATTAGCTGGAGAAGCGGTTCCGGCAAAGGGTTTATATTTGCACAAAGTTGAATATTAA
- a CDS encoding DUF4837 family protein — protein MKTKSTFLVISILFSLFVLQACDTKKQAKGEEDEIFIVADSIEFKEVEDELKQTFGKVIYTPQPEELFEIKRRRFSDLEKLKLQKNIIILAALDTDLPTSQYLHSIIDEKVKKMINSDSVFVINKYDLWANNQLVMILTSSSIEKLKSQILSKKDDLLYYFRDASNKRMALGLYNKHFEQKNIEANLLSKYGWMIYVQADYQLAMEAPDDNFVWLRRGVNTDMERWIFIHWIENASPEFLQKDSITSKRNFLTEKFYRTTDDSSYVQLYDDYRMETEINFNGKYSLMTQGLWRFNDLSGGGPFVNYTLYDEKSRRIYMLDASVFAPKYFKKSIIQEVDVLLHSFKTDYQIDPEVKKDILEHLNK, from the coding sequence ATGAAAACAAAATCTACTTTTTTAGTAATCTCAATTTTATTCTCACTATTTGTTTTGCAAGCATGCGATACCAAGAAACAAGCAAAAGGTGAAGAAGATGAAATTTTTATTGTTGCAGATTCCATTGAATTTAAGGAAGTTGAAGACGAACTGAAGCAGACATTCGGTAAGGTAATTTACACTCCGCAGCCCGAAGAACTTTTCGAAATTAAACGTAGACGTTTCTCAGATCTTGAAAAATTAAAATTGCAAAAGAATATTATTATTCTTGCAGCTCTTGACACTGATTTGCCAACATCACAATATTTGCATTCAATAATTGATGAAAAAGTAAAGAAAATGATTAATTCCGATTCAGTTTTTGTAATTAATAAATATGATTTGTGGGCAAATAATCAGCTCGTAATGATCTTAACTTCTTCATCTATTGAAAAGCTGAAATCGCAAATATTAAGTAAAAAAGATGATTTACTCTATTACTTTAGAGATGCTTCAAATAAAAGAATGGCTCTCGGGCTTTACAATAAACATTTTGAACAAAAAAATATTGAAGCAAATTTATTATCAAAATATGGTTGGATGATTTATGTTCAAGCAGATTATCAATTGGCAATGGAAGCTCCGGATGATAATTTTGTTTGGCTTAGAAGAGGTGTAAATACAGACATGGAAAGATGGATTTTCATTCATTGGATTGAAAACGCTTCACCAGAATTTCTGCAAAAAGATTCTATTACATCAAAAAGAAATTTTCTGACTGAAAAATTTTATAGAACAACAGATGATTCATCTTATGTTCAATTATATGATGATTATAGAATGGAAACCGAAATAAATTTTAACGGAAAATATTCATTAATGACACAAGGATTATGGAGGTTTAATGATCTAAGCGGCGGTGGTCCCTTTGTAAATTATACACTTTATGATGAAAAATCACGAAGAATTTATATGTTAGATGCTTCTGTATTTGCTCCAAAATATTTTAAGAAAAGTATAATTCAAGAAGTTGATGTTTTACTTCATAGCTTTAAAACAGATTATCAAATTGATCCCGAAGTTAAAAAAGATATTTTAGAACATTTGAATAAGTAA
- a CDS encoding dolichol kinase, with amino-acid sequence MTSFDNGSINFKGELLRKSIHLCSLSIPIIYNFISKSDALKILIPITVISVLIDFSRYYIPSLNKFVQNIFGFIMREHENDMKKKNLNGASYVFIAATITMWIFPKIIFITAFSMLIICDIAAALIGRKFGKHKFLSKSFEGTFAFFVFGIIVVLLTPKVEGIFLEFFIGIIGGAVGAIVENISYGWADDNLTIPISIGLTMWGLYFLLLPKFIL; translated from the coding sequence ATGACCTCATTTGATAATGGTTCAATAAATTTTAAAGGTGAATTGCTCAGAAAGAGTATTCACCTTTGTTCATTATCTATTCCAATTATTTATAATTTTATATCCAAATCTGATGCATTAAAAATCTTAATTCCAATTACTGTTATTTCGGTATTAATTGATTTCAGCAGATATTATATTCCTTCTCTTAATAAATTTGTTCAGAATATTTTCGGATTTATAATGCGTGAACATGAAAATGATATGAAGAAGAAAAATTTAAATGGAGCTTCATATGTTTTCATTGCTGCAACAATTACTATGTGGATTTTCCCCAAAATTATTTTTATTACTGCATTTTCTATGCTGATAATTTGCGATATTGCTGCCGCATTAATTGGAAGAAAATTTGGCAAACATAAATTCCTTTCAAAAAGTTTTGAAGGAACTTTTGCATTTTTTGTATTTGGAATAATTGTAGTTTTGCTTACGCCAAAAGTTGAAGGAATTTTTTTGGAATTTTTTATAGGAATTATTGGCGGTGCTGTTGGGGCAATAGTTGAAAATATTTCTTACGGCTGGGCTGATGATAATTTAACAATTCCAATTTCTATTGGTTTAACAATGTGGGGATTGTATTTTCTTTTATTACCGAAGTTTATTTTATAA
- the ftsH gene encoding ATP-dependent zinc metalloprotease FtsH translates to MANEQNNNPKKNKGFGPQKPDGDFDWSKILKSVFSWGAVIIAAVIVMQFLNTNRGEAIEVDYGVYESLLAQDQISEINVIKSEINNYTLEIKLKSEQTVPVGKNSIPTEKISTIIYEKIIEQHQALWKEKGIKYNFTLDSNEWFTVLISFLPWILMIGIWVLIMRRMQGGGTGGTRGIFNFGKSRAKLNSQSSLKVTFKDVAGADEAKQELQEIIEFLKEPSKFQKLGGKIPRGVLLLGPPGTGKTLMARAVAGEAGVPFFSISGADFVEMFVGVGASRVRDLFDQGKKNAPCIIFIDEIDAVGRHRGAGLGGGHDEREQTLNALLVEMDGFEQNNGVIIIAATNRPDVLDPALLRPGRFDRQVVVDRPDVNGREGILKVHTRKIPLAPEVDLKVLAKGTPGLAGAELANLVNEAALLAARQNKNTVNMDDFEDAKDKVMMGMERKSMIISEKEKRTTAYHEIGHVLVALKIPESDPVHKVTIIPRGRALGVTTYLPVDEKHTYSKDYLEAMIAYALGGRAAEKIVFNSFTTGAGNDIEKATNIARKMVCEWGMSEKLGPLAYGKNEEELFLGREVTKHQDYSEKTAQDIDEEVRAIVTRGMERAEKILTENIDELHRLSEELLEREILDAEEIDKILKGENLPPARKNGNDEPSNKKEEIPDHVKKLMDEKVNRSPAESNPTKENDLI, encoded by the coding sequence ATGGCAAACGAACAAAATAATAATCCTAAAAAAAATAAAGGATTTGGACCTCAAAAACCCGATGGAGATTTTGATTGGTCAAAAATCCTAAAATCTGTTTTTAGCTGGGGAGCCGTAATAATTGCAGCAGTAATTGTTATGCAATTCCTCAATACAAATAGAGGAGAAGCAATTGAAGTTGATTACGGTGTTTATGAATCTCTTTTAGCTCAAGATCAAATTAGCGAAATTAACGTTATAAAATCGGAAATTAATAATTATACGCTTGAGATTAAACTTAAATCAGAACAAACTGTACCAGTTGGAAAAAATTCAATTCCCACAGAAAAAATAAGCACAATTATTTATGAAAAAATTATTGAACAACATCAAGCACTTTGGAAAGAAAAAGGAATAAAATATAATTTCACTTTAGATTCTAATGAATGGTTCACGGTTTTAATCAGTTTTTTACCATGGATTTTAATGATTGGAATTTGGGTACTTATCATGCGTAGAATGCAAGGTGGAGGTACTGGCGGAACAAGAGGAATTTTTAATTTTGGAAAAAGTAGAGCTAAATTAAATTCTCAATCATCTTTGAAAGTTACGTTTAAAGATGTTGCCGGAGCTGATGAAGCAAAACAAGAATTGCAGGAAATTATTGAGTTTCTTAAAGAACCATCAAAATTTCAGAAACTTGGTGGAAAAATCCCAAGAGGAGTTTTATTATTGGGACCTCCTGGAACCGGAAAAACTTTAATGGCTCGTGCAGTTGCTGGCGAAGCCGGAGTTCCATTTTTTTCAATCAGCGGTGCAGATTTTGTGGAAATGTTTGTTGGAGTTGGTGCTAGCAGAGTTAGAGATCTTTTTGATCAAGGAAAGAAAAATGCACCATGTATAATTTTTATTGATGAAATTGATGCAGTTGGTCGTCACCGCGGTGCTGGTTTAGGCGGCGGACATGACGAACGTGAACAAACTTTAAATGCTTTACTTGTTGAAATGGATGGTTTTGAACAAAACAACGGTGTAATTATTATTGCAGCAACAAATAGACCTGATGTTTTAGATCCCGCTTTATTACGTCCCGGAAGATTTGATAGACAAGTTGTTGTAGATAGACCGGATGTAAATGGTCGTGAGGGAATTTTAAAAGTTCATACAAGAAAAATTCCATTGGCACCGGAAGTTGATTTAAAAGTTTTAGCAAAAGGTACACCGGGATTAGCCGGAGCTGAACTTGCAAATCTTGTAAATGAAGCCGCTTTACTTGCTGCTCGTCAAAATAAAAATACTGTAAATATGGATGATTTTGAAGATGCAAAAGATAAAGTTATGATGGGAATGGAACGCAAAAGTATGATAATTTCCGAAAAGGAAAAACGCACAACTGCTTATCATGAAATTGGTCACGTTTTAGTTGCATTAAAAATTCCGGAATCAGATCCCGTGCACAAAGTTACAATTATTCCAAGAGGAAGAGCGCTCGGTGTTACAACTTATCTTCCAGTTGATGAAAAACATACTTATTCGAAAGATTATCTAGAAGCTATGATTGCTTATGCCTTAGGCGGACGCGCAGCGGAAAAAATTGTATTCAATTCTTTTACAACCGGTGCAGGAAATGATATTGAAAAAGCTACAAATATTGCACGCAAAATGGTTTGCGAATGGGGTATGAGTGAAAAACTTGGACCTTTAGCTTACGGAAAAAATGAAGAAGAACTATTTCTGGGTAGAGAAGTTACAAAACATCAAGATTATAGTGAAAAAACAGCGCAAGATATTGATGAAGAAGTTAGAGCAATTGTAACTAGGGGAATGGAAAGAGCTGAAAAAATATTGACAGAGAATATTGATGAACTTCATAGATTATCAGAAGAATTGTTGGAGCGAGAAATTTTAGATGCCGAAGAAATTGATAAAATCCTAAAGGGTGAAAATTTACCACCAGCTAGAAAAAATGGAAATGATGAACCTTCCAACAAGAAAGAAGAAATTCCGGATCATGTAAAAAAATTGATGGATGAAAAAGTTAACCGTTCTCCTGCCGAATCAAATCCTACAAAGGAAAATGACCTCATTTGA
- the hpt gene encoding hypoxanthine phosphoribosyltransferase — translation MSKIIENEKGEIWVGTEKFVTLISEEKILNRVKELGEQISKEYQGKLPILIGVLNGSFIFLSDLVKKINIHVEIDFFKLSSYGDAKISTGDVKLIKELNADINERHIIIVEDIVDTGLSIQFIKDILKNHKPASVKIASLLVKPESLKYKAKIDYIGFEIPNKFVIGYGLDYAQKFRNLNSIYALSE, via the coding sequence ATGTCTAAAATAATTGAAAACGAAAAAGGTGAAATTTGGGTTGGAACCGAAAAATTTGTAACACTTATTTCTGAAGAAAAAATTCTAAATAGAGTAAAGGAATTAGGCGAACAAATTTCAAAAGAATATCAAGGCAAATTACCTATTTTAATTGGTGTATTAAATGGTTCTTTTATCTTCTTATCAGATTTGGTAAAAAAAATTAATATTCATGTTGAAATTGATTTTTTCAAACTTTCAAGTTACGGCGATGCAAAAATTTCAACCGGAGATGTAAAATTAATTAAGGAATTAAATGCCGATATTAACGAAAGACATATAATAATTGTAGAAGATATCGTTGATACCGGACTTTCAATTCAATTTATAAAAGATATCTTGAAAAACCATAAACCAGCAAGTGTAAAAATTGCAAGTCTGCTTGTAAAACCGGAAAGTCTAAAATATAAAGCTAAAATTGATTATATTGGCTTTGAAATTCCAAATAAATTTGTTATTGGGTATGGTTTAGATTACGCACAAAAATTTAGGAATTTGAATTCTATTTACGCTTTAAGCGAATAG
- the tilS gene encoding tRNA lysidine(34) synthetase TilS, whose product MKKHQKTIEQEVINFINRHQLLSDAKKVLIGLSGGADSVFALNFFNKYKKKYKIEIAAVHINHNLRGKEADYDENFCRNFCSKLNIEFFSESINVKSFAKKKKLSIEEAARILRYKKFDENLKKSNSDLIITAHNSDDNLESVLLNIVSGTGIEGLSGITIKKENLIRPFLCISKSEIFEYLKNGKIDFVTDSSNSDINFRRNFIRNEIIPNLKKVNPSLNETVLNSSEVFRNQNKILNYFIENSFWKIISKNKSEINLDLIELKKYPKEILGEILKLVFEKNLKIEFNFKDFLQFENLISSKSGTKLEFSKEFFAIRERNKIVILKKNKISKDSFLLELNSKVRVLGKTLTIEKLEEIPDELKIQKNVEIISAEKIEGNLVLRKWKAGDKIQLLGMKGTKKVSDVLTDLKIPNSEKENQWVLLNNDEVIYLVGLRISEKYKITNETKNAIKICLK is encoded by the coding sequence TTGAAAAAGCATCAGAAAACAATTGAACAAGAAGTTATAAATTTTATTAACAGACATCAATTGCTAAGTGACGCAAAAAAGGTTTTAATTGGTTTAAGCGGCGGTGCAGATTCGGTTTTTGCACTTAACTTTTTTAATAAGTATAAAAAAAAATATAAAATTGAAATTGCCGCAGTTCATATAAATCATAATCTGCGAGGGAAAGAAGCTGATTATGATGAAAATTTTTGCAGGAATTTTTGTTCAAAATTAAATATTGAATTTTTTTCAGAAAGTATAAATGTTAAGAGTTTTGCAAAGAAGAAAAAATTATCAATTGAAGAAGCGGCAAGAATTTTACGTTACAAAAAGTTTGATGAAAATCTAAAAAAAAGTAATTCTGATTTAATTATCACTGCTCATAATTCTGATGATAATTTGGAAAGTGTTCTTTTAAATATTGTTAGCGGAACCGGAATTGAAGGTTTAAGTGGAATTACAATCAAGAAAGAAAATCTAATTCGACCATTTTTATGCATTTCAAAATCAGAAATTTTTGAATATTTAAAAAATGGAAAAATAGATTTTGTTACGGATAGTTCAAATTCAGATATAAATTTCAGAAGAAATTTTATTCGGAATGAAATAATTCCAAATTTGAAAAAAGTAAATCCTTCATTAAACGAAACTGTACTTAATTCGTCTGAAGTATTTAGAAATCAAAATAAAATTCTAAATTATTTTATTGAAAATTCTTTCTGGAAAATTATTTCAAAAAATAAAAGCGAAATTAATCTTGATTTAATTGAATTGAAAAAATATCCGAAAGAAATTCTTGGTGAAATTCTAAAGTTAGTTTTTGAGAAAAATTTAAAAATTGAATTCAACTTTAAAGATTTTCTACAATTTGAAAATCTAATAAGTTCTAAAAGTGGAACTAAACTTGAATTCAGCAAAGAATTTTTTGCAATTAGAGAAAGAAATAAAATTGTAATTCTGAAAAAGAATAAAATTTCCAAGGATTCATTTTTATTGGAATTAAACAGCAAAGTAAGAGTTTTGGGGAAAACACTGACAATTGAAAAGTTGGAAGAAATTCCCGATGAATTGAAAATTCAAAAAAATGTTGAAATAATTTCGGCAGAAAAAATTGAAGGAAATTTAGTCTTACGAAAATGGAAAGCCGGAGATAAAATTCAACTATTAGGAATGAAAGGAACAAAAAAAGTATCTGATGTTTTAACAGATTTGAAAATTCCAAACTCAGAAAAAGAAAATCAATGGGTTTTGCTTAACAATGATGAAGTTATTTATTTAGTTGGTTTAAGAATTAGTGAGAAATATAAAATAACAAATGAAACAAAAAACGCGATTAAAATATGTCTAAAATAA